The Imtechella halotolerans DNA window TTAAAAAGGCATTCCCATAGTCATCATCAGTAACATATCCCCCACGTTCCTGACCTTCATGATCAAATAACATGACTCCTGAAACTGAACCTAACTTCCCTCTTGCAGCCACTCTATATCCATTACTAAAATTAGGATCTGGTAAATGTGCTCCAATTACAACTCGTTCTATACCTAATGAATCAACAATCACAATACCACCGACTTTAAGGATGGTATCTGAAGGAGACTTAGTCCCCTTGTTGGAAAATGAAAATAAATAAAAACTGAATGTGATTAGGTTGAGTGCTGTCAGAAAGTAAACAATTTTTCCCTTCATCTTTTTGGTTTTTTATGGTTTCTCTTAGGACGAACCACAAAACTCTTTGTTACAACTTTTAACATTTAACAATCTCGTTAACTGATCATTAAGAGTCCTAATTATCAACCAAAAAACATCTGGAAATCCCTGAAATCATTAGCTAAAACAAAAGAATCTTAAACTGTACGCTGTCAAAAATATAATTTAAAACAAGTCAATTCGAAATACTTAACCTTACCATAACACGATAAAAGGATGTGAAAATCTTCTTATACAAATTCATGTATTTCATCGATTATCCTACAATATGTATAGTATTTTCAATAATTAAACATATCTTAAGCTTACAATTAATTAAGATTATTCTTTCTTAAATAAAGGATAGTTCTTTATTAATACTAGCGTTATACATTAATTTAAAGTTAAATTTTTAATACTCAAAAAAACACAATTCAACGTAGTATACTTTCAACATAATCCTTCTTAGGAAATCAACACTTTGATTGAGAAAGTATGCAAGGGCTTACTGCGAATTTGTAAACACCAAAATTAGTAAAACATTTATGCCGTGATTGTTGCCTTTTGGCAATGGTCGGGATTGGATAATATTAATTTTTAAAACCATACGCTTATGAAGCCCTTAACCTCAAAATTGTTATTTAGGCACTTTGCACAAAAGGCCCTATTCTGCTGGTTCATTGCAGTTTTACTGAGTATCAATTCAAATGCTCAAATAGGTAATGCGCCAAAAAACCAACCTACCCCGTGGACTTCCGATCAATTTGCGGTATCTGGCTCTGATAATCTCTCCGGACTTTGCCTTTTATCTTCCATATCTGGTAGTGAAAATCTAACAAGTGCAACCCAAATTACTAATGTAAATATTGGTGTTGGACTTGGATGTACCGCGAATTTAAGTGTTGTTGACAACAATAATGAATATCCTGCTGGCACATGGGCGGGTTTCAGAATTGGAGCTAATAATTTATTAAGTCTAAGTGTTTTTCCAAACATTACTATCAAAACATTTAATAATGGTAGTGCTACAGGAGACCAATTAGTTGTTTCTGCCTCACTTTTAGGTTTAAGCCTATTAGCCGATGGCACTTCCACCCCTGGGTTCATTACAACACAACCATTTGATGAAATTAAAATCTCATATGCTTCTGCAGTAGCCGTGTCATATAATACTGAGGTATATCATGCGACAATTGTATCTTATGCTGATACTCTAGATTTAAATTCTTCCGATGCCTACTGTAATACTGCAATTGGGTTGACTCAACCGGACTTCCCAGTACATATAAGTAACTCTGGCATGACTGGTATTACCCTAGGAACAATGGATAATCTAGAGAATATTATTGACTCTAACAATACTAATTTCGCCTCAATAACCTTACCAGTAGGTATAGTTTCTTCAGCCTATGTTGCAGTCAAAAAAGAACTATCAAGCTTCCCATCGGGGTATTTCGCAGGCTTTTCAATTGCCAAAAGCTCTATATTGTCACTAGATATATTGAGCAATATTACCATAACAACTTATTTAAATGGAAATCAACAAGAAGCTCAATCAGGATCCAATTTAGTACTCTCGACACCTATTTTATCTAGCGAACATTCAACCGTTGGTTTTGTAACTACACTTCCTTTTGACGAATTACGATTTACGGTCAATCAAATCATTGGAGTTAATCTAGGAACCATTCAATTATATGAACCTACAATTACACGGTACTGCCAAGGCCCGGATATGACCAATTCTATTTATTGTAACACATCTACCCCCCTTACCACCCCAGAATTTCCAGTATATATCAGTGCTGAAAATACCGGAATTGATGGTGTCGCTTGTATAGGATGTAGTGTCAATAATCCAGATAACAGTATAGACAGTGATCCATCAAATTATACAGAAATGGTAGTTACCGCAAATGTCGGAAGTTATACTAAATTGGCCATAAAAGACGCTCTTACCCAATATGGACCTGGAATGTTTGTAGGCTTTGACATTGAAAATTCCTCCTTGGCTGATATTGATCTGCTAACCAATTCCATTTCAATTGTGACAATACAGAATGGTATTACACAAGAAACAATTAGTGCCAATCAGCTGTTATCTGTGGGTTCCGGGTTACTAAATGGTAGCAATAGACGGACTTTAGGTTTTGTAACTTCTCAACCGTTTAATGAAGTAGTCCTAATTATTACAAATCTAGTTGGAATTGATCTAGGGACTACTCGTGTTTATAATTTGTCTATCACTCCATTTTGTCCAGGTCCAGAATTGGTGTGCAACACACCAACCAATATGACAACACCAACATATCCCGTTTTTATCAATGGAGAACGTACAGGAATTGAAGGTGTAATTTGTATTGGTTGTAGTGTGAGCAACTCAAATAATCTAATCAATTCCGATGCAACAGATTATGCTACAATTGAATTTACGGCTGCTGTCTTAGCTAGCGGAAGTATATCGGTAAAAAATGCACTAACGGAATACGTTTCTGGAACCTATGCTGGATTTGATATAGAGAATACAGCCCTACTTGATGTTGATGCCATTAATTCTATTCGAATAAACACCTATTTAAATGGGGTTCTACAAGAATCCAAAACGGGGAATTCCGAATTAATTTCCGTCGATACAAGCTTACTTACAACTGAAGGTAGACGCTCCATAGGATTTGTTACCTCCATGAATTTTGATGAAGTACAATTAATCTTACAAAACACTGTGGAGCTAAATCTTGGCAGCACTAAAATATATTCCAATATTATCCAGAACCTTTGTGCCACACCTATAGAGTGTGATCAGACTTATTATCTTAACTCCCCTCAATTTCCGGTAATCATAAATAGTTCCGCGACAGGAATCGATGGTCTAGCTTGTGTTGGATGTTCATTACAAAATACAGCAGGTGTACTTACTCCTGAGAATAATGATTATGCCACTATTACAATGGCCGTAGGTGTGGCTTCATCAGGTACTGTGGCGGTTCATGATGGAATAAATACTTTTCCAGCTGGAAGTATAGCTGGATTTGTTGTTCAAGACATGAATGGCTTGTTGGAAATTGAACTTCTAAGTACACTTTCAATTTCAACTTATAATAATGGTTCATTGGTAGAATCAAGAAGTGGCGCTCAACTCCTAAATGCCGATTTACTTGTACTATTTATAAATCCAGACACTGGTGTGTATAATATTGGTTTTAGAACTACTCAAGGGTATGATGAAGTTAGAATATCTGTTGGTGCTTTAGCTGACGTATTAAACATAGTCCGCGTATATGGGGCATTTGTAGATACTCATGGTGCCTCAGATCCTGGTCTTGGTTTTAATTGTCCATATGAAATAATCGCTACAGACGATACTGCGAAAATTCTAATTGGAGATTCGTACACCTTAAATGTGTTATCTAATGACACCTTAAACAATGAAACCGTTACCACAGAGACAGTGACTATTTCATTAGTTACTCCAGAACCTAATGGCTATCTCACATTAGATCCTACAACTGGTATAGTTAGTGTATCTCCTTCAACACCTTTAGGAACCTACACCTTAGAATACCAAATATGTGAAACTGCGTATCCTACAAATTGTGATACCGCAATTGTAACTATTACAGTTTCTGATGCTTTATTTACAGTTACCAAAGTAGCAGATAAGCCTACCTATGATACCGTAGGAGAAATAATCACCTATACCATTACAGTAACCAACTCTGGAAATGTGACGCTTACCAATATTGTGGTTACTGATGATCTGACCGGAGATTCTTGGAATGTAGCCTCTTTAGCTCCTAACGCAGCTCAGACTTTTACGACAACCTATACCATTACTCAAGCAGACCTAGATGCTGGTGCAGTAACCAACTCAGTAGCTGTCATTGGTAAAGATCCTAATAATACTGATGTAACTGGAGGCGATCAAGAAACCATTACTAATAGTGATGCACAAGGCGCATTTACGGTTACCAAAGTAGCAGATAAGCCTACCTATGATACCGTAGGAGAAATAATCACCTATACCATTACAGTAACCAACTCTGGAAATCTGACACTTAGCAATATTGTGGTTACTGATGATCTGACCGGAGATTCTTGGAATGTAGCCTCTTTAGCTCCTAACGCAGCTCAGACTTTTACGGCAACCTATACCATTACTCAAGTAGATCTAGATGCTGGTGCAGTAACCAACTCAGTAGCTGTCATTGGTAAAGATCCTAATGATAATGATGTAACTGGAGGCGATCAAGAAACCATTACTAATAGTAACGCTCAAGGTGCATTTACGGTTACCAAAGTAGCAGATAAGCCTACCTATGATACCGTAGGAGAAATAATCACCTATACCATTACAGTTACCAACTCTGGAAATGTGACGCTTACCAATATTGTGGTTACTGATGATCTGACTGGAGATTCTTGGAATGTAGCCTCTTTAGATACAAACGCAGCTCAGACTTTTACGGCAACTTATACCATTACTCAAGCAGATATAGATGCTGGTTCTGTAACCAACTCAGTAGCTGTCATTGGTAAAGATCCTAATGATAATGATGTAACTGGAGGCGATCAAGAAACCATTACTAATAGTGATGCACAAGGCGCATTTACGGTTACCAAAGTAGCAGATAAGCCTACCTATGATACCGTAGGAGAAATAATCACCTATACCATTACAGTAACCAACTCTGGAAATGTGACACTTAGCAATATTGTGGTTACTGATGATCTGACCGGAGATTCTTGGAATGTAGCCTCTTTAGCTC harbors:
- a CDS encoding DUF7507 domain-containing protein; the protein is MKPLTSKLLFRHFAQKALFCWFIAVLLSINSNAQIGNAPKNQPTPWTSDQFAVSGSDNLSGLCLLSSISGSENLTSATQITNVNIGVGLGCTANLSVVDNNNEYPAGTWAGFRIGANNLLSLSVFPNITIKTFNNGSATGDQLVVSASLLGLSLLADGTSTPGFITTQPFDEIKISYASAVAVSYNTEVYHATIVSYADTLDLNSSDAYCNTAIGLTQPDFPVHISNSGMTGITLGTMDNLENIIDSNNTNFASITLPVGIVSSAYVAVKKELSSFPSGYFAGFSIAKSSILSLDILSNITITTYLNGNQQEAQSGSNLVLSTPILSSEHSTVGFVTTLPFDELRFTVNQIIGVNLGTIQLYEPTITRYCQGPDMTNSIYCNTSTPLTTPEFPVYISAENTGIDGVACIGCSVNNPDNSIDSDPSNYTEMVVTANVGSYTKLAIKDALTQYGPGMFVGFDIENSSLADIDLLTNSISIVTIQNGITQETISANQLLSVGSGLLNGSNRRTLGFVTSQPFNEVVLIITNLVGIDLGTTRVYNLSITPFCPGPELVCNTPTNMTTPTYPVFINGERTGIEGVICIGCSVSNSNNLINSDATDYATIEFTAAVLASGSISVKNALTEYVSGTYAGFDIENTALLDVDAINSIRINTYLNGVLQESKTGNSELISVDTSLLTTEGRRSIGFVTSMNFDEVQLILQNTVELNLGSTKIYSNIIQNLCATPIECDQTYYLNSPQFPVIINSSATGIDGLACVGCSLQNTAGVLTPENNDYATITMAVGVASSGTVAVHDGINTFPAGSIAGFVVQDMNGLLEIELLSTLSISTYNNGSLVESRSGAQLLNADLLVLFINPDTGVYNIGFRTTQGYDEVRISVGALADVLNIVRVYGAFVDTHGASDPGLGFNCPYEIIATDDTAKILIGDSYTLNVLSNDTLNNETVTTETVTISLVTPEPNGYLTLDPTTGIVSVSPSTPLGTYTLEYQICETAYPTNCDTAIVTITVSDALFTVTKVADKPTYDTVGEIITYTITVTNSGNVTLTNIVVTDDLTGDSWNVASLAPNAAQTFTTTYTITQADLDAGAVTNSVAVIGKDPNNTDVTGGDQETITNSDAQGAFTVTKVADKPTYDTVGEIITYTITVTNSGNLTLSNIVVTDDLTGDSWNVASLAPNAAQTFTATYTITQVDLDAGAVTNSVAVIGKDPNDNDVTGGDQETITNSNAQGAFTVTKVADKPTYDTVGEIITYTITVTNSGNVTLTNIVVTDDLTGDSWNVASLDTNAAQTFTATYTITQADIDAGSVTNSVAVIGKDPNDNDVTGGDQETITNSDAQGAFTVTKVADKPTYDTVGEIITYTITVTNSGNVTLSNIVVTDDLTGDSWNVASLAPNASQTFTATYTITSQDMLLNQVRNVVRVIGNSPDDTDVEEEGEETVTNNGDISVKVYNAISPNNDGKNDFLYIKGIEYYPNNTLEVYNRWGRKVFEANGYNNSTVIFNGISQDNMTIQKQEGLPSATYYYALRYKNLDGKYVTLTGWLYLNND